A region of Papaver somniferum cultivar HN1 unplaced genomic scaffold, ASM357369v1 unplaced-scaffold_14, whole genome shotgun sequence DNA encodes the following proteins:
- the LOC113335359 gene encoding protease Do-like 5, chloroplastic: MVVVLGSIHHHLISKSAIIISANISSSSSVNKSQRLFLTRRNSSILATSSIVSSFLYLASFKLENARVEEEAPQRQEERAVQVFEEASPSVVFIKDLELAKTSSGRSTNTEEVLTKKEDETAKVEGTGSGFIWDKSGHIVTNYHVIAKLATDTTGLQRCKVFLEDAHGEKFSKEGKLVGFDTTYDLAVLNIDVAEGNFDLKPALLGTSGDLCRITRGTKVQYPFLICFKIFPTYHKIPVLGNPHFSKSKKQMEFWDLSLGQILLCIPPLADPYHTLFS; encoded by the coding sequence atggtggtggtgttgggtTCCATTCATCATCACTTGATCTCTAAATCCGCAATAATAATCTCAGCAaacatttcttcctcttcttctgtgAACAAGTCACAGAGATTGTTCCTCACAAGGCGGAATTCTTCAATATTAGCTACTTCCTCAATTGTATCTTCTTTTCTATATTTGGCGTCTTTTAAGTTGGAAAATGCTCgagtagaagaagaagcaccTCAGCGCCAAGAAGAACGGGCCGTTCAGGTATTCGAAGAGGCTTCTCCTTCGGTGGTTTTTATTAAGGACCTTGAATTAGCTAAGACCTCGTCAGGCAGAAGCACAAATACTGAAGAAGTTCTTacgaaaaaagaagatgaaactgCGAAAGTCGAAGGGACTGGTTCTGGTTTCATATGGGATAAAAGTGGACACATAGTGACCAATTATCATGTCATAGCTAAGTTGGCAACTGATACGACTGGACTTCAGCGTTGCAAGGTATTTCTTGAAGATGCACACGGGGAAAAGTTCTCCAAGGAAGGCAAACTTGTTGGTTTTGATACCACGTATGATTTGGCGGTTTTAAATATCGATGTCGCCGAAGGAAATTTCGATCTCAAACCTGCTCTTCTTGGTACCTCTGGTGATTTATGTCGTATCACCAGAGGTACCAAAGTTCAGTATCCTTTTCTCATCTGTTTTAAGATATTCCCAACATATCACAAGATTCCCGTTCTTGGAAATCCGCACTTTTCCAAATCAAAAAAACAGATGGAATTCTGGGATTTATCCTTGGGGCAAATACTTTTATGCATACCTCCTCTGGCTGATCCATACCATACTCTATTCTCGTAA